The sequence TAATTTAGAGGCGATGACCTATTTCATTTCCTACTTTTGAAATTGACCAAATTGCAATTCATAGACCGTTTCTTCCTGCTCCGTTTCCAAAGTAATGGCTGAGCGGGGATAGGCGACACACAACAGAGCGAACCCCTGGGTGACCAAGGCGGGACTCAACCCCATCGCATCCGGTTGATCCACCGTACCACTGAGCAAACGGGCGGCACAGGTCGT comes from Synechococcus sp. C9 and encodes:
- a CDS encoding 2Fe-2S iron-sulfur cluster-binding protein gives rise to the protein MTASFPVEIRHQGQVTTIMAPADQTILASAVAAGLNLPSSCTAGICTTCAARLLSGTVDQPDAMGLSPALVTQGFALLCVAYPRSAITLETEQEETVYELQFGQFQK